One Sphingomicrobium sp. XHP0239 DNA segment encodes these proteins:
- a CDS encoding ParA family protein, with the protein MITIAVANQKGGVGKTTTAINLATALAAIGWKVLLIDLDPQGNASTGLGVPAGDRRSSSYELLVDGVDLPDAATQTKVPRLDLVPSTVDLSGAEIELVGSSDRATRLQEALDRHADRWDICLIDCPPSLGLLTVNALVAARHLIVPLQCEFFALEGLSQLLKTVERVKGGFNPHLEILGIALTMYDRRNKLSLHVADDVRACLGDKVLSTIIPRNVRVSEAPSHGLPALVYDLKCPGSAAYLSLAREVIDRLPMPAEAA; encoded by the coding sequence ATGATCACGATCGCGGTTGCCAACCAGAAAGGCGGAGTGGGGAAAACCACCACGGCCATCAACCTCGCCACCGCTTTGGCGGCGATCGGCTGGAAGGTTCTTCTGATCGACCTCGATCCGCAAGGGAATGCGAGCACCGGGCTCGGCGTGCCCGCTGGCGACCGTCGTTCGTCGAGCTACGAGTTGCTCGTCGACGGGGTGGATCTTCCCGATGCCGCCACCCAAACGAAGGTTCCGAGGCTCGATCTCGTGCCATCGACAGTCGACCTTTCCGGTGCGGAGATCGAACTCGTCGGCTCTTCCGATCGCGCGACCCGGCTTCAGGAGGCGCTCGATCGCCACGCGGATCGGTGGGATATCTGCCTGATCGACTGCCCGCCCTCGCTCGGCCTTTTGACCGTCAACGCCCTCGTCGCGGCGCGGCACCTGATCGTGCCGCTGCAGTGCGAGTTCTTCGCGCTCGAGGGCCTCTCTCAGCTGCTGAAGACCGTCGAGCGGGTAAAGGGAGGGTTCAACCCGCATCTTGAGATCCTCGGCATCGCGCTCACCATGTACGATCGCCGAAACAAGCTGTCGCTGCACGTTGCCGACGACGTACGCGCCTGTCTCGGCGACAAGGTGCTTTCGACCATCATCCCGAGGAATGTCCGGGTTTCCGAAGCGCCCAGCCACGGTCTGCCGGCCTTGGTCTATGATCTCAAATGTCCGGGCAGTGCCGCCTATCTTTCGCTGGCACGCGAGGTGATCGATCGTCTGCCAATGCCGGCGGAGGCCGCCTGA